One Zeugodacus cucurbitae isolate PBARC_wt_2022May chromosome 3, idZeuCucr1.2, whole genome shotgun sequence genomic region harbors:
- the LOC105217596 gene encoding zinc finger protein 892 yields the protein MLASKIPQKAIVAEARTESSSPTNDMAWKHWCRLCAKEDDDSHLCVFPEINEPGKLVDSSLATTIGKFFWVNIRPNDGLSNYVCLECHTLVTSLTQFTERVNKVQAMFCALQNSDPTSTMNLSEVRLQYGLLDMEWDHIIKSERVIENKKTNSEKPTSDVGDWELDGEDNKEDTEEFELQENKKRKAGENFSFELVKRGIKRKRQDVEHDEVEDNEGDNMLTFGALVGESEEDTEEHFIIENMTTEEELDDAELLRQLRGDDDEEEDENEQLQDTKKEEHEDKLKSENAEEDCENYNLEEEEEDIEQNDDTDEYVGGEKSAQVNKIDSSSRVRKKRRGRQPKYQTSTEHAPDEAESDDDANDNSQTSYKYECSICQKKYKNPTSYRKHIMEKHNQEPDIPDFKCETCNKIYPTERQLQIHARTHLALEDKLDIPCPYCERKFTKVSVMRQHVQGIHENKKPYICDECGRSLKTLAALAEHKLVHTNDTPFECEVCQRAFKNKARLKVHLETHNDSSYICTECGLKLNTRRTLKMHMLVHSDAKRYKCDFCPAAFKRTKALKNHLILHTGMRPYKCNFCEKTFSNGSNCRSHKKKMHALELAEEEAMGKKAEAVTVPKLEELRSSTNVVGNPRRVQRHQGGLPLHMRQLLIAAEERAKRDETTKHTNGTQSNATLEMHEEDTETHSKAVSTIHLEGDDDSEFIELNEDLLRDDDDDDEEEDDNEMVVYEIIAEI from the exons ATGCTTGCCTCTAAAATACCACAAAAGGCAATAGTAGCAGAGGCGCGTACTGAGTCCAGTTCACCAACTAATGACATGGCTTGGAAACATTGGTGTCGATTATGTGCTAAAGAAGATGATGACAGTCATTTGTGTGTCTTTCCAGAAATCAATGAGCCCGGAAAATTAGTGGATAGTAGTTTAGCTACAACAATTGGCAAATTTTTCTGGGTTAAT ataaGACCAAACGACGGATTATCGAATTATGTATGCCTTGAATGTCACACATTAGTGACTTCATTGACGCAGTTTACGGAACGCGTTAATAAAGTACAGGCTATGTTCTGCGCATTACAAAATTCTGACCCTACTAGTACAATGAATCTGAGTGAAGTTAGACTACAATACGGTTTATTGGATATGGAATGGGATCATATAATAAAGTCTGAACGAGTCATTGAAAACAAGAAAACCAACAGTGAGAAACCAACCAGTGATGTTGGTGATTGGGAATTGGATGGTGAAGATAATAAAGAAGATACAGAAGAATTTGAgttacaagaaaataaaaaacgcaaagCTGGTGAAAATTTCTCCTTTGAACTTGTTAAGCGTGGAATTAAAAGAAAGCGACAAGATGTTGAACATGATGAAGTGGAAGATAATGAGGGAGACAATATGTTAACGTTTGGTGCACTAGTAGGCGAATCTGAAGAAGATACAgaagaacattttataatcgaaAATATGACAACAGAAGAAGAGCTTGATGATGCTGAGCTACTACGTCAATTAAGAGGAGATGATGATGAGGAGGAAGATGAAAATGAACAGTTACAAGATACAAAAAAGGAGGAACATGAAGacaaattgaaaagtgaaaacgcTGAAGAAGATTGTGAAAATTATAacttagaagaagaagaagaagatatagaaCAAAATGATGATACAGACGAATATGTTGGTGGTGAGAAGTCAGCTCAAGTGAATAAAATTGATTCAAGTAGTCGTGTGCGAAAGAAAAGACGAGGACGACAACCTAAATATCAAACAAGTACAGAACATGCACCAGACGAAGCCGAGTCCGATGATGATGCAAATGATAATTCACAAACATCATACAAATATGAGTGTAGCATATGTCAGAAGAAGTACAAAAATCCTACATCATATCGTAAACACATTATGGAAAAACATAACCAGGAACCAGATATACCCGATTTCAAATGTGAAACCTGCAATAAAATCTATCCAACAGAACGTCAGTTACAAATACATGCGCGCACACATCTCGCACTGGAGGACAAACTCGATATACCGTGTCCATATTGTGAACGTAAATTCACCAAAGTGTCTGTTATGCGGCAACATGTGCAGGGAATACATGAAAACAAGAAACCGTATATTTGCGACGAATGTGGGCGTTCATTAAAAACATTAGCGGCATTAGCCGAGCATAAGCTAGTGCATACCAATGATACACCATTCGAATGCGAAGTGTGCCAGCGAGCTTTCAAGAATAAAGCACGATTAAAg gtACATTTGGAGACACACAATGACTCCTCCTACATCTGCACAGAGTGCGGCCTTAAGTTGAACACGCGACGTACATTAAAAATGCACATGCTCGTGCATTCGGATGCCAAACGTTACAAGTGTGATTTCTGTCCTGCCGCATTTAAACGCACTAAAGCATTGAAAAATCACTTAATCCTACACACCGGCATGCGGCCATACAAGTGTAATTTCTGTGAGAAAACCTTTTCGAATGGCTCCAATTGTCGTTCGCACAAAAAGAAAATGCATGCACTAGAGTTGGCCGAAGAAGAGGCAATGGGTAAGAAAGCCGAAGCTGTAACAGTGCCGAAATTGGAGGAGCTGCGTTCGAG CACCAATGTTGTTGGCAATCCGCGTCGTGTGCAGCGTCATCAGGGCGGTTTACCGTTGCATATGCGACAATTGTTAATCGCAGCTGAGGAGCGCGCAAAACGTGACGAAACCACGAAGCACACGAATGGCACACAATCCAATGCTACACTTGAAATGCACGAGGAAGACACAGAAACACATTCGAAGGCGGTTTCTACAATACATTTAGAGGGTGACGACGACTCAGAGTTTATTGAATTGAATGAAGATTTGCTGCgtgatgacgatgacgatgatgagGAAGAGGATGATAATGAAATGGTTGTATATGAAATAATTGCTGAAATATAA